The genomic interval GAAAcctgaggaaacccatacaGACATGTGGAAAGCGTGCGAAACTCAACaaagacagtaacccaagctcagaatcaaaccagtcaccctggagctgtgacgtGACGACAGTACCCACTGACCCTAAACACTACCTgtgtaaaaaagaagaaaatgtgtttgttaaacttGAAGCAAGCTAATaagcatttaacatttaaaacgaTGTAAAATGGTGGTGTTTATTTatactatttatattatttatttttatacatagaACCACGAAGCATAAGATGTTGACTCAACCTTCATACTGCCCATGTGACTTCTGAACTCTGCACCCCTCAGAATTCCTCCTTGGACTGACTCTGTGGGATAACAGCAtttacatcaacacacacacacacacacacttaagagACTgccatatataaataaaatacctcacacaagtattcaccccctacccccccccctttagatttttccacattttgtactgtttcaacctggaactgaaatggatttaactGGGATTATATCTCATGAATCTATACAAATCCTGGTATTTTGCTAAATTACTTACAAATTAAAAACCTTAAGTTGTgcttacataagtattcacccctgttGCTTTAAAACTcctgaagaccaaggagctatcaaaacaagcgACCATTCAAAAACATCCCGTGGAACACCATTAAacctttaaattatttaaaaataatattcttTGCATATTTTGCAAACTAGAAAAATCAGTTCAATATTATGGGTGAGTTGTGTGTTGATTTATCACATAGAATCCCAATTAAGCGATTCAAGTTCCAggctgtaacactaacaagggggtgaatatttatgcaaggcaAATATAGGTGGTGGTTGTTCTTTTCCATCCAGGAAACGATCTGCCTTTCGTCCCTACCCAGTCCATTTACGCATCCAGGGTAACCCGAGTGCATGACAGGATGACTGCTTGCGTAGATCGAGGCCAAATATCTCAGCGTTTCTTCATTGTGTGCTAGAAAGATGCAAGCATGTCCATCAAAGGTCCATCCGTGTTGAACAAACATCAATTCAGAGCCAGATAACAAATAAATTACCTGGTTCAGTGGGTCTGTCGTAGGGGTACGTCGTCAGCAGAGAGCCTCCGTCGAGCgcaacagacagagagaagccTCCTCCGTCGATCAGATTCATCATCGCGCGCGTTTCCGGCTGCGCGGACATGTTGCCTGAACACGTTTACAGGTTTCAGGGACTGAAATCGTTCAACAACTGAACGAACAGCAAGAACCGAGTGCAGTGTACTAACTGACCAGAGAAGTCTGTGTCGAGGTCTACACCGTGAGCATTGTGGAGTCCTGCTGTGGAGAAACACGAGCCCTCCTGAGCCAGTTCTCGACCATCCGGATTCACACGGGGCACGATTACAATCCTGCTCCTGTCAATCAGCTTAAAGAGCAGAGGCACTTGTATGAATCTGTTTCTATtcagccagtgtgtgtgtgtgagctaaAGCACAGTGTTCTGGTTATAGTGGACAAATAGGATTCAAAACAGCAcgcaaaatgaaaataataaggaGCACAGCTgatagtaatattattattattattattattattaagtggcTACATTAATACTATTTTTTCTCTTCCTAATTTGGTCTTGGCCAAGTCCCGCCCACCAGGCAGCTCTGCCCCATCATATTACAGCTACCGATCAGGAAGCGTGAAgtctaacacgtgcttcctcagAAACACGTCAAAGCCAGCCGCCACATCTTTTATGTTGCTTCACAGGGCAGCcaaacacacttggaggataATGTTATCCACCTTCTTCCAAACACATGACCTCAGAGATGCCTGCAATTGGCTAGCGTCTGCATTTAGAGAGAGGGTATGCTAAGCCTCAGACCTCAGATTCGAATTTGCGAGCTCCGATAGACGATAAAGCGGACGCTTTTCTGATGCGCCGCAAAAAGGTGAAATAAAGCTGCTGACTAGTGACACCCACCTTTGTGATGGTAGGGTTCCCACCGTAGTTTCTACACAGAACAGATGCAAACTCGAGCAGAAGCTCTGGTCCTACTGCAGCGTTTCCGTGGACACCTGCGACGTACCGGATTTTTGGCACCGTGGGCTGTGTCGACTCGGGACCCGCAGAGATCTCCAGAACCCAGATAGGCCGGAACTCCCAGCTGTTACCCAGACTGACCCCccccaaacaaaacacagtttgtTCACACAAATTTTTCATATTAATCCAGCTATTTCTGCTAAATAGTAGACAACAGATATGTCTGTTAATTATTCTTattgatgtttatttttaaaaacggcaatttaaaaaaataaaataaaataaaaaagtgcatatttactttcattttgaaATAGATCAACAGTTCAGATGAAGCCTTTTGGTTAAAAGAGCTCTCGAACACAAGAATAATTCataatttttaacattttttagtTGTAGTCGTTTGCCATTAAATACCTTCATTGAACCAATAGGGGCGGAGTCAAGTTTAAATAGCTGTTTCTCTGGAACCGCAAGTCCGATCAAGTTGAAGTTTGGTACACCGCAACCTTTGTGCTAATCCGTAAatggattttgtttttgaagAATTAATTCAAAAGCATGGCCACTGacagccaatcagctttcagcaGACACTTTATACATTGAGCAATGAGCTACCGTCACATAAATACGCTAAATATGTTCATCTAAGATCTCTTTATTGCTCTTGGTAACTTTACAAGAACTGGACACTGGTGTGATATTTGTGAAGGCTGCCTGGACCCCAcagatgatgataataataataatgaacaacaGGTTACCTGTACAGACGAGTGATACGAGGAAAGCTGAGGTGAAGTCCATGCAGGAATTCTGAGCTCTCCTTGTGCTTCCTGTAGTGCAGAGTTCTGGCTGGAAGATAGTTCTGGACAAGCTGTTCAAGGCCACGAGCAGAGGACAGGTTCTCCACCAAGCTCCGAAACTCTTCTTCCTCCATCTGAGTTTCAGATGGCGACCGCTGATCTCGAGTCAGCACAAAATCCACCTGCTCCACCCAAGTTTCAGTCACCGTGACTGGCGCGGAGAGTGTTAAATACCTGAAGAGACAGCAGCATTAAATAACAAACTAGAGCTGCTTGGATTATGGTTGCTTAATTATTCCAGTAAGCACTATAATGATGAGAATTTGTTTTAGATTACAATTAGCGTCACCTGAACAAAACCTGGGAAAGCTACAACTCCTATTGGTTAATaggctataaataaataaataaataaataaataaataaataaataaataagtgataaAAAGCTTGCACTACTAGATCTACATTATAATTACTGATTCTAAATCTTCAAAATAGATTTGTATTAATGCTTCAGTAGTCAAGAAATGttgttttgctgtatttttggACGTCAAATTTTatagtatatacacagtatatacagtaaggTGTAATCGCGTCGCCTTTTATTTCTCACCCTGGTGCGAAGGCATGGAGCTGGTACATCCCAGGAGCCAGAGGTCTCCAGTACCCTCCTGTGCTGCTGGTGTGGACCCGATGCCTGGAGCCGTCCACCTCTACGGTAGCATTAGCAATAGCCTGACCGGACTGGCTATCAGTCACTCTACCCCTGACTGAAAAATGAacctgacaaaaaaaacaaaaaaaaaccaaactcgTACTCGTACTCACacagacacggggagaacacggaGAGAAACTTCACAGATACGGCCGCTTGGAGCTCAGGAACGAACccgggaccctggagctgtgaggcggcaaaGCTAACTGTTGCATCCATTTAATTTATACATCACTTTTCGCAATAGACatcgtcacaaagcagctttccaGCAATTCTAATAATAGATTAAAATCCCTAATAAGCAAGCTAGAGGCAACAGTGGTCAGGAGGAACTTCTTGAGACAACATGAAGAGCATTAAgcgacatcttttttttttttttttccccttgcatttttctccccaatttggtcgtCTGCCAATTTTCCAGCTCTCCCCATCACATGACAACTAAAACCTGGGGTTAGTGAAGGCGAACGCGCGTTTCCTCTGAgccacgtgaagccagccactcgcatcttttcaaactgcacCACAGAGCAGTGTAACACTTTTGGAGGAACGCGCCATCAGCCCTCATccgcatgcatgagctcacagacagtcacgattggctagtgtcactctgattgacaggggataGCTACAAAAAGGGACCATATTACCATCACAGATATACATATTGAAAATGTCTAACATATCCGAGGCTACCATGAAAGGTGTGCTACTGGACACGCAATATTTAATATGACAGTAGGAGGTTTGTACGTAAccatagagagacagaatgacataatggttaataataataatacaaataaaaacgcTTCTCAATCAATACTTCTATTTTGCagtattatttagttttttttcctccgttGCTTCCTTCTAGGCAAATTCTACACAGAAAATACATGAGTGAAAAGAAGCAAAGAAAGGATGAAGGCAGGTCAATAAAGGAGAGCACCTGTTGGATTAAGTGTAGCAGAGACACTGTAATGTTTTCAACTGGTGGATGCAGATCACAGCTTACTCCAACACGGACTCCCAGAGTGTCTGTGTTACGGTACGTCCAGTCCTCCAGATCAATCCCTGCGTTCAGAAAGATCATTAACATACCAGCTTTCACATAGTTCTATGggaaagataaaataataataataataataataataataataataataataaaccactgTAATTTACAAGCAAATAGAGGCAGGGTCATTAATACATCGATGCCGTCATTGTTTAGTTTCAATTTCATTCCGAACTCGAGCAGACAACTGTATACATGTTTATGTTTCAAGAAATATATTCTAGTCTCCAGATGACGGCTAAAAATCAAAGCTAGGCCTCACCTGGAGGGGCTCCAGGATTCAATTTATTTCGATCCAGTTGCTTCGAGTCCTCACAGGTCTGTGGCATCGGGGGAGAAGAATATTTctgaaccaaaaataaatatataaaagtaatttaaaaaaaaaaagaaggaataaaTACATTAGAAGTAGGTTTGGGTGAATACTAGATTTCCATTTTGTTCTATTGTCTGTGAAACATACCCTCCACCCAAATAGTAATACAATAATATCATAAAGAATACCACAAAAATAGTTTCAGGTATAATTCTGCCATTCTTTGAATAAAACGGAGGTTTTCCCCACCAGAGAGTTTCTAGAAGCATTTCTAGATTTTTAGTCGCACAAGAAATGTTTCCTCACCACACGTTGAGTAACGTGCATGTTCTCCGTCTCTCACCGTTCCTCTTCCTCAAATTATCGTTAACTGTTTCTAGACGGACATGGACGGTTGCTACTGTGAGCCTGCCACTCATGAAACTCAATATGGGCCTAGTCAAGCATTTTTGGGGGGTGGTGTGGAGTCAAATATTTGCCCTCACTGCACTCAATTTAGAGTAAATATCcgatatattattatattttagaacCTTTCCACCTCGTATCTACACTATGAAGATGACGTTACCGTCCTTGCACTTTACTTGGGCATGTTCTAGGAGATGACGATGTTCCAGTTATCATATGCACGAGTATTTTCAGTACAGGTCATTTCATTCAAGCTAGACATCGACAATACGAAATACTTCCGTACTTACCAAATAGGCTTGCGTGATTGATTTAAATACAGCCTCATCAACGGAATCGACCGAATCCGGATACGTTACTCCGATCActcctaaaacacacaaaaggtTTAACACGGCGATTCTCGACGTCGTGCTAAAGTTTAGAAACACAAAATCTAGAACGTACCACCAAGAATATTAGCGGACAAAACAAACGAGTGAGCCTTAATCCAGTTCATCACTGCCTTGGTTTCTGGTCGGACAAAATCGGTCGCGTGGAACCGGTCAGGAAAGTTCCTACTCAAGTCAGAGTTTTGATCGTCGCTGTCTTTCACACCACCAGTGAATTCTCCGTTTGCGTTGAAATATTCTTGAGCTACAACAGAGATAAACAAACAATGTGTGCGTTTGACGTCGTTTTCCAGAACAGAACAATATCGTGTCCTTTTACCGTTCCCAGACTCGTACCTTCATTACCATCTGGGTTCATGGAAGGCAGAATGTGCACTCTTGTACGGTTCACCAGTTGTGTGATTAAAGGTTCGTTGCCATAATTACTGCACAGGTACTCGACCAAATTCAAGAGAATCTCTTGACTTACAGCATCACTGCCACGCGTGTTGCCAACATACATGATTTCTGGTTTACCTGCTCAACAGAGGccagaaaatggggaaaaatagtTCAAATGTTGAGAAGTAAATGAGCAGCTCAGATAGGGGTGGGCAATATGGATGGCCTTCGAATAACATTACaatattttggatatttttGCAATGACTATATCCTATACtatagaatatatttatataccaaCATTATATACCAAAAAACTGACCTTGTACAGCTGAACCACTTCCATACTGCTGATATAGCTCATATTTTAGGAGATAGTTTGGCCTCAGTGTTAATGACGAGCCGATTCACGTTATAAGCAAGTAACTCATGCTTACgtcaaaataatatattttttaaattatcataAATGATATTGCCCAACCCTAATCTCAGCCATTAAAAACTGATTTGGCATGCCAATCATTCTAAACGGaatatacacataaacagatttcttCTAAGGGACTACCTGGTTCATCAGTGCCAAGGTTAGAAGATATCTCCATGACATAGAGCTTCCTGCCCCGCACCGATTGGCCAATAGAGTACAGTTGGGCATGAGACGAATAAAAAGAGCTAATTCGCTGCAAGAACAATTCCACGTCTGAGTAACTGCGATGACTAAAAGCCTGTCTCTGGACTGAGGGCTCAGGTGTGGAAGCTTTGTGGTCGTCAAGAACCTGTTCAGTCGACCGGTATCCCACTACTGTCGGTACAGGAGTGGTGGGAAGCCCGGGTATTAGCACCTCTTCACTCAAATCCTTCAGGGTGAAGTTTAGTAGAGTAGCTTTGCCTTCGATCACTTTCACGTTGTTTACAGTGCTTGGAAGGTACCTGAGACGCATAAAAGATAAGATAAAGGTAACAGCTCAACCAACACCAGCTGAGATCAAGACAATCCTGATTATTGGTAATCACCCAAGAGAGCTGGCAGTGATGTTATACGTTCCAGGAAGCAGCAAGCGGTAATAATCACCAAATATCcacgttgtgatgatgtgaCCTGTCCCGGAAACGGAGATGTTTGAGTCCGGGATACCCATTCCTGAGGTGGTCATGACGTAACCTCTGACTCCAATATGAaccttgaaaataaaaataataataataataataataataataataatacgtatGCAGCTTATTTACTGAGGTGACCAAAAGCAAATcagtaatgtttaatttataataataaaaaaacattgcacATTAATGAGACCCAGTAGATCCATGTCCGTCCCCCCCATTATATCCCAAATTTCCCTCCCTCCAGCCAACTCTGCCCCATCATACAACAGGTACCATCGAGAGAGGTTGAAAGCCATCATGTGCTTCCACCAAGAAACTCTCAAGAGGCCCTAATAGAGCTAATTAATTGAGCCAACTAATTTAAAATCATGGAGCTAGATAAACATCATTTATTATCttttgaaagacatttttatgattataaaaaatttattttattttttttaaaaactgaacaaaaagtcCCAGAACAGTTGGAACACTGCTATGTCCAAATGTTCTTACCTTTTCCATGTATGCTAGCAGAGCTTCCCTGTTGTTGCTCCATTCAGTATAGAGATCTGCAGCCAATGGGTATTTGCAGCAGCTCAGCTGAAAGGTGACTTCAAAGCAGTTTCCTCTGAAGTAACTGAAGTCTTGCATGCTTCCTGCAGTTTACAAGCACATCAAGATGCAATTTGACATCAGGAATAAAGtaacaccatgcacacattttCACCTTGCACGCCGCTCCACGGTGCAGTTGGCCCATTTCCCAATTCCTCGTTCATCTCGTCAGGACACTGCGACTCGCCCTCTCTCGTGTTCGAGTGGTTTTCAGTAAAAGTCTGTACCAAATAGTGGAAGAGggcatcatcgtcatcatccgTATGTCTGTATGCACCTGGCGTAACGTGGGAACTGGAGTAATCGAAGTGGTTGCTGGACTCTACTGAACCTCCTTGCAAGTTTCCAGCAAGAACAAACCTTGGGGGCAAAAACAGATTGCATCTGATTTCAaattacaagcaaaaaaaaaaatcatcacgaATCTACAGAACGCTATATACGATATCGCCAAAAGTACGTAgacacccgaccatcacacccatacgtggttcttctccaaactgtcgCCACAAAGATTGGAAGCACACgattgtctttgtatgctgttgcattataatttcccttgACTTgaaacctgtttcagcatgacgGTGCACGTGTGCACAAAGCAAAgcccatgaagacatggttcgcCAAGGTTGgattggaagaactcgagtggcctgcacagaaccctcaACACTTTTGAACCGGAATGCAGACTGTTCATCAGACCTTCTGACTTGTTATCAGCCTGACCTGActaaaatccccacagccatgctccaaaattaAGCAGAAAGCCGAATTCTCATAGGGGGCACGCAAACAggaaataggaaaataaatgcattttcaaAGTAAAGACCTACTTTTTCTCTAAAAACCATTTAAACGCCTCAGGTGCACTTTCCAAGGGATCAAACTGGTCAGGGAAACTAGGGGTTATGTCATGTTGTTTGTGGTTTTCTCTGCCCTCTTTGCTGCCAGAACAATCCCCTTCTACAGCCTTCTCAAAGCCATCAGGGTTCACACTGGGTAAGATATAAATATCCGTGCTGTCTACGAGTTCAGTCACTCTGGGATCAGTTCCGTACTGACTCAGGAGATAATCAGTGAGGTAGATCAAGACTTGTCTGGACAGCACCTCGTCCCCGTGGTTGTTCCCCACGTATCTGAATCTCGGTTTCCCAGGAACATTTGTGCGAGCTGTGATCCTCATCACCCAAACTTCTCTGCCTTCAGCCGACCTGCCGACGCTCGTGCGGCTGCAAATGTGCGGGTATTTCTCAGCGAAATGCTGAAGACGACGACTAATCTCCACAGAATTGTAGTAATGCCTGTATGTTTCCTCATGATATGCCTGGAATTCGACATCGGCACAATAAACAACGTGTGAAATCGCTAAAAGATGTGTTAAAATGGACCAGATAGACGCCATGTTGCTAAGTGACCTTGACCTAGTCATGATGGCGCGCGCTGCGTTTTATGCGCTACCGGAAATGTGTATAAACACGAAAAGACAGcgggttttctttttctttttctttttttttttttttttgaaaaaaccTAAACTGAtaatactgtttgtttttttatacaactaaatattacatttgatcAGTTAATTACTCTCACACGATAGTCCGCTGGcgaaaagataaaaaatataaaccCGAAGAGAAGTAAAACATGTAGTTACCTGcagtagcattagcattagcatcgTTACTAAATATAAAGAAGTAAATATTACGAAGTAAtacttaataaatattatttttggcGAATTAATACACTAACTGAGTTTTAAACAAATTGAATACCCAAACTAAATTTCATTTCCGGGAAGtggattaattaattataattacattataatTTAAACCTTAAGAGTAAACTACAAATTTCAAAACCCTCATATAATTTGtaaaggttttaatggttataatggggattgtattggttttaatggaaattgtaatagtctgtgggtctctactggtaatttgttgccttctattggtggcatgttatgtctagtggataccattaaggaccaataatggtaatggttttaatggtttgtaaCGGTATTTgaagtggaaaccattagattTTCTGTGACGGTTTCTATTgtctggtttttgttttgttttgttttttagcagGGAAGTCTGTTCTCTCATCTGACTGTATGCTGTATGTAAATCTAATGGGCTCAGTTTAACATGCAATCAAGGTGATTAATGTAGAAAATAAACTATCAAGAATGTAACTTATAGCTATAGCTATCTGAATATGGATAACCCACCAGACTGCAGTGTTGAATTTGAGGATGAGTGCCCCTGGCCCTACCTCGGTAAAATATATTCCATATGCTGGAGTAAGCAAAGACTCGTATCCACTTTATTATCAGCGTTCTGATGGACTCGGTCTGTTTGAAGGTTATTTTTGTGTAAGACTTCCGGTTAGCCATTTCCATTTCTTTCAGCTTACTAGTTTGTATTCATCAGAGCATCCATTGACACTACTGTTGAACGTCTAATAGTTAACGTTAATAGTTATGGATTCACAGAGAActggtattgtgtgtgtgtgtgtgtgtgtgtgtgtgtgtgtgtgtgtgtagaataaCTGGCACAAAGGCAAAGTCTTTGTAGATCAGGTATGTTTTGACCATAAACTGCACACCAGAGATGAATGTCTATGTAAGTTAAACTGCATGTGAATGAAGTTAATGTTACTGAGATTAGCTCGTTGTATGATAGCCCAGCGGTGTCCAGTGTCCCTAAACAGCAGCTGATGCAGGCAAGGACTACGTTATTTCAGGAGTTGTTTGTTCTATGATATAACCAGAAGACTGGCTAGCTAGCAAGTTAACATTCGCGACACCTGTTCATGAAATGAGGTGGCTTGTTCGCCTCCTTAGAACGCATGAACtccatctaatttgaaaaagcGTCTTGAGGTAAGCTTTGCTAATCAGCTAACAGTGACCGGCTATATTGAACTAAGTTcacctgttttctttgctagtTAGACTTCCATCGATTCCATTAGCTAGCATAAATTAGCTAGGCGgcaagtcaaattctagctaacggtaaatattggttatttgcttgatattttacttctgattaattcattagcaaACTAGGTAGTGTTTGTCACGCATATTTCCAACTGACAGAGAttgaatgatgttttcatgcTAATGGCGTAGTTGCTTTAAAAACGTAAATAATCTCTTAACTGTTTTATATGTCATAAGtcgttattattttttcagttaaaaaaacatttacaatttaGTTTTTAAGACTTGAGTACGTTTAAACGGAACaacttttttactttcacttgagtACACTTGTTTAAGTTAGGCTAATACACCACCCCCACTTCACTATGATGCCGAAAAGAGCCACACATtccttttcttcagttttttccCTTGTTGTCTTTATTCACCAAGTCTCACAGAAGTTGACAGGCGTTGCAAGTtattaatgataaaataaagcaaTGTCCCCGGTGTCTCACCATGCTACAGTCTGACTGCAGCTTCAAGAAGTTTATTTCTTAAGTTTTCACTCTGTGTCTTTCGTTCCTTAAGCGATAGTTCTGAAAAATTACTGGACAGGATACATGAATGTAGCACCAGTTATTCGGCTGGCAATCCCTGCAGTGAGGTTTGTACTGTGGAGCTGAGTATGGAGGAGTGGAAAGATTggagagggaggagaaaaaCGGAAGGAGGAAGGACATGTTATTTTTAGTGCTGGATTCTACGGATGGACTGGATCTGGGGAGTGTGGGCGTGGGTGCCGAACTCCCTGTAGCATCTGTACTCGCCTCCGTGGCAGTCACACTCCATGATGTACTGATAACCACGATAACCAGGGTACTGGTAGCACACCCAGCTggaagaatgaaataaaatgagccAGTCAGCCAAAAGATATTACAAGACAGATCACATACCACCTTACAACATTCTAATGAGCAATGTTGGtatacactatacggccaagAGTATGTGGACGCTTGGCCATCAtgcccatatgtggttcttccccaaactgttgccacaaagttggaaacacacaattattattattattattatttttacatgtatggcatttggcagatgcctttatccagagcaacttacatttatctcatttatacagttgAGCAATTGAGGCTTAAgggtcttgcccaagggcccaacaatggtagcctggcagtgctggggcttgaactcctgactttctgatcagactgtatagaatgtctttgtatgctgtaatgttacaatttcccttcactggaactaagaggcccaaacctgttacAGCATGACgatgcacctgtgcacaaaaAACGAGATCCATggagacatggtgtgttaaggttggcgtggaagaactcgagtgtcctgcacagagccctgatctcaaccccactgaacacctttgggatgaactaggACACCTACTGCACTCCAGacctccaaaatctagtggaaaaccttctcAGAATAGTGGAGGATATTATAAGAGCAAAGGAGTATGAAATCTATAATGGAGCCCTGACCCAACCCCAACTCCCTgattcaaccccactgaacacctttgggatgaactggaatgctgactgtaccccagacctcctcatccaacatcagtacctgacctcactaatgctcttgtgactgaatgaacacaaatccccacaaccatgctccaaaatctagtggaaagccttcccagaagagtggagcttattataacggCAAGGGGTGGGTATGAGTAttatggtcaagtgtccacaaacttttggtcatatagtgtgaatacattttatataaatgaagtTGTCTAATAAAAACCAACTCCATTTGCAGTCATGAAATCATGCTGATATTGTCCAGTACCCTATCATCAAAAACGTCCATTCTTAATAATCCTATAATTCTTTCCATTATATATCATAGATACTGTTTTCACTAGAAGAGAGATGAGGTTGCATCTGTCATGACTATGACTGTGTTATGTGTTTATAGTAGAGGTTCTGGCAGAGGTACTCACGCGCCACTTTGAACCTTCATGGAGCCGATCTCATTGTTGTGCCAGCCCATAGCCTGCAGGGAAGGGTAGTCATCACACAGCTCCCACTGTCTGCCCATCATGTTCTcgcactcccacacacacatgcgggACTCCTTGTGGCACTGTTTCAACATGAAGAAGACTAAGACTGGAAGCATTTGCTCAGAATGGTCTACCTGCCTAATCGACAACCCCagaggaattttttttccccccttctcttTGATATCTCACAACATTTCATGGGGATTCTCACTCGTGGTTCATTTAGGTATCGACTTGGCTACTTATATTTCTCGTAAAATTCCTTAGGAGAAATAGAATTGGACAAAGAGGAGACATAAGATTTTTAGGACGTTCAAGGAGTCCAAACAGAGAAAAAGGCTACAGTTGTCACTTTTGGTCACAGCTGCTGTTTTAGAATATTAGCcatccaatcagatttgagaattcaaccgcgctgtggtataacagtATATACTGAATTTTCTAAAAGTATGTTGGATGAACTCACAGCCGAATAGATTGGGCGGAAAGACATCATCCTCTCAACACGGTAGCCATGGCTTCCCATGTAGGCCTCGAAGCAAGGGT from Ictalurus furcatus strain D&B chromosome 18, Billie_1.0, whole genome shotgun sequence carries:
- the cpdb gene encoding carboxypeptidase D, b isoform X1 gives rise to the protein MTRSRSLSNMASIWSILTHLLAISHVVYCADVEFQAYHEETYRHYYNSVEISRRLQHFAEKYPHICSRTSVGRSAEGREVWVMRITARTNVPGKPRFRYVGNNHGDEVLSRQVLIYLTDYLLSQYGTDPRVTELVDSTDIYILPSVNPDGFEKAVEGDCSGSKEGRENHKQHDITPSFPDQFDPLESAPEAFKWFLEKKFVLAGNLQGGSVESSNHFDYSSSHVTPGAYRHTDDDDDALFHYLVQTFTENHSNTREGESQCPDEMNEELGNGPTAPWSGVQGSMQDFSYFRGNCFEVTFQLSCCKYPLAADLYTEWSNNREALLAYMEKVHIGVRGYVMTTSGMGIPDSNISVSGTGHIITTWIFGDYYRLLLPGTYNITASSLGYLPSTVNNVKVIEGKATLLNFTLKDLSEEVLIPGLPTTPVPTVVGYRSTEQVLDDHKASTPEPSVQRQAFSHRSYSDVELFLQRISSFYSSHAQLYSIGQSVRGRKLYVMEISSNLGTDEPGKPEIMYVGNTRGSDAVSQEILLNLVEYLCSNYGNEPLITQLVNRTRVHILPSMNPDGNEAQEYFNANGEFTGGVKDSDDQNSDLSRNFPDRFHATDFVRPETKAVMNWIKAHSFVLSANILGGVIGVTYPDSVDSVDEAVFKSITQAYLKYSSPPMPQTCEDSKQLDRNKLNPGAPPGIDLEDWTYRNTDTLGVRVGVSCDLHPPVENITVSLLHLIQQVHFSVRGRVTDSQSGQAIANATVEVDGSRHRVHTSSTGGYWRPLAPGMYQLHAFAPGYLTLSAPVTVTETWVEQVDFVLTRDQRSPSETQMEEEEFRSLVENLSSARGLEQLVQNYLPARTLHYRKHKESSEFLHGLHLSFPRITRLYSLGNSWEFRPIWVLEISAGPESTQPTVPKIRYVAGVHGNAAVGPELLLEFASVLCRNYGGNPTITKLIDRSRIVIVPRVNPDGRELAQEGSCFSTAGLHNAHGVDLDTDFSGNMSAQPETRAMMNLIDGGGFSLSVALDGGSLLTTYPYDRPTEPAHNEETLRYLASIYASSHPVMHSGYPGCVNGLESVQGGILRGAEFRSHMGSMKDFSVDVGLCPEITVYTGCCLFPPAQQLLPLWAEHRTALFAMLLEVHKGLSGLVKDQDGRPVPDAVIKVNGSAFVRTDARGFFHTLLAPGTQQLQVQASGFQEHLMQVNVSSRQKAVPIMIQFTDGRKYRGQGLVLAAAISTAVILLCLLLLWQFSRIRESVRRFRRLRGDLQTEAVASEKLPLQGIFLEDSESEDDAFYLDQH